TGACAACAGTAAGTATCCGCGTAACCGTATTAGCTTTTCTGCCCCTCTGATGCAACTGGTATCTGATATAGCCGCTATGGACAATTCTATCCTTGCGGTATTTAAAAACCCTTATGTGCTCGACAAACTTAAAAATATAGAGCAGGCAGAGGGTCTTATTATTACCTATCAGGACAATACAGACGCTCAGGAGCTGGCAGCACAGCTAATTTTTGGAGGAGTAAGTGCCAACGGAAAGCTGCCGGTAAGTGTAGGTAGCAAGTTTAAAGCCGGAGATGGACTGGAGGTAAAAGGGCATATCCGTTTCAATTACACCTTACCCGAAGATGCCGGTATGAACTCACAGATATTACAGGCGGGTATAGACTCCTTAATGTGGGAGGCCATTCATAACAAGGCGATACCAGGCGGACAGGTATTGGTAGCCAAAGACCAGAAAGTAGTCTTTTACAAAGCTTATGGGCTTCATTCCTACTTTGATACTGTTGAGGTAAAAAAAACTGACCTTTATGATCTGGCTTCAATCTCTAAAGTTGCTACTGCCCTACCAGCCGTTATGAAACTACACGATGAAGGCAAGTTTGACCTGGAAGCAGGTATAGATGATTACCTGCCATATTTTAAAGGTTCAAATAAGGCAGATGTCCCTTTCAGGGACATCCTTGCCCATCAGGCTCGTTTTAAGCCCTGGATTCCTTATTGGCAGAATACCCTGAGAGATAATGGAAGCCACAAATGGTTTACATTTAAAGAGGACTCATCTCGTAGGTTTCCGGTGAAAGTATCGGATAATCTCTGGCTACATCGTAACTATAAGAAGAAAATTTTCAGGGCTATTAAAAAGTCTCCTCTGGAAGTAGAGAAGAAGTACCTGTACTCAGGCTTATTATTTTATCTGCTGCCAACTATAGTAGAAGAACTTAGCGGTGAGGATTTCCTAAGCTTCATCAACGAAAATTTTTATGGCCCACTGGGTGCTACTACGCTTACTTATAACCCTATGGAAAAATTTGACAAGCAGAGAATTGTACCTACAGAGCACGATTTTTTGTTTCGGCAGGAGGCTATACATGGCAGCGTACATGATGAAGGAGCTATTATGATGGGAGGCGTTTCTGCCAATGCAGGCTTGTTTGCCAATGCTAATGACCTTGCCAAACTAATGCAAATGTATCTGAATAAAGGGGAATACGGTGGGAGGAGATATATCAGCGAAGCTACTGTTAATGAATTTATCCGCTATCAGTTTCCTGAAAATGATAACCGCCGTGGTTTAGGGTTTGATAAGCCCAACCTGGAATACAGAGGAGAGAACAATAATACTGCAAAAGATGCCAGCCCATCCAGTTTTGGACATTCAGGTTTTACGGGAACGTTTACCTGGGCCGATCCGGAACACAAGCTGGTGTATGTTTTCCTGTCAAATAGAGTACATCCTACCCGAGCCAACACCAGGTTATATAAGCTGAATACCCGCACTAATATACAGCAGGTACTTTATGATGCTATAGAACAGCCACCCATTAATTAATGCCTATACAATACATCTCCACATCTCTAGCCTCATATGAGGCTTTTTTTGTACCCATATATTTGAATACCAAACACCTATAGTTTTACTATTAAATTTATTTATATAATTATTTTAATATTATTTAATAATATGTTATATTGATGTAAGTTTTGTTCTTATAAATAACTTTTACAAATATGTTCGGATTATTTAAAAAGCCCAGTAAACAGCCTGCGGTAGAGTCCGTAGACCTGAAGCCAAAAGGTGTGCATCATACTGTATCGTTTGCAAGCTCTTATGATGATACCTGGGCACATATTCGTACAGAAGCCAAGAAACAGTATGTGGATGATAAAAGAAGGCTGGCCGTATGAGTATGTTAAAATAAAAGCTTCGCGATACACTATCACGAAGCTTTTTTAATATTATGCTGTCAATATGATTAAGCTTCCTGATCTACATTTTTCATGCGGAAATAGTTAATTACTCCCCCTGCTAATAACACTTGCACCTGCCTGTTGCTAAGCTGATAGGTAAGTTCAATCTCTTCGTTTTTACTTTCGTTAATCAGCTTCACATCTTTACCATTTTCAAGAGCTTCACGCAGACCTTGTAACTTAATTGTATCGCCCTGTTCTATCTTGTCATAATCTTCAGCATTCTTAAACTCTAAAGGTACTATACCAAAGTTGACAAGGTTTTGCCAGCCAATACGTGCGTAACTTTTAGCTACTGCCGCTACCTGTCCCAGGTAACGAGGCGCTAATGCAGCATGCTCTCTACTAGAACCCTGAGCATAATTTTCTCCAGCTACTACTATATGTCCGCTATGCTTAGCTTGTGCTTCCTTAGCACGCTCGTAAAAGCTATCGTCTATGATAGAGAATGACCATTTGCTGATTTCCGGGATATTACTACGGAACGGAAGCACTTCTGCACCAGCTCTTAAAATTTCGTCGGTACTGATGTTATCCTGCATTTTTAACATAACCGGAACCTTATATTCGTTCTGAAGCTCATCAAAGTCTGGTAAAGACTTTACGTTAGGCCCTTTTTCCAGCTCAATGACATGCCCGTTTTCCGGTGGCTTTACCAGCAATTCAGTATTAATAATTTCTTTCTCGGCAGGTAGATATTGCGGGTACTTCATCTCATAAATCTTTTCAAGATCACGAGGGTCGGTAATTTTGCCGGTAAGTGCTGAGGCAGCAGCAGTTTCAGGGCTACACAGATATACCTGATCGTCCAGTGTGCCGGAGCGGCCCGGGAAGTTTCTCGGCATGGTTCTCAGACTGATTTTTCCGGTGGCAGGAGCCTGCCCCATACCGATACAGCCCATACAACCTGCCTGATGAAAGCGAGCCCCCGCATGTATCAGGTTTTTAAAAGCATCAGTAGCAGATAGGTTTTCTATCATCTGCCGTGAGGTAGGGTTGACGTCAAAAGAAACGTCTGCATCAGTAGTTTTACCTTTTACTATTTCGCTCACTACCCAAAAGTCACGGAAACCAGGGTTTGCCGATGAGCCTATCACGACCTGGTGTACAGGACGTCCTTCTACCTCTCTTACCTCTTTTACATTGCCAGGGCTGCTGGGCAGGGCTATCAGCGGCACCAATTCATCCAGCACAATTTCATCATGCTCGTCATAAGTAGCCCCCTCGTCAGGTTTTAGCTCACTCCACTGGTCTTCTCTCCCCTGCGACTTCATAAAAGCATGCACTTCCTCATCTGAAGGAAATACGGTAGTAGTTGCTCCTAACTCAGTACCCATATTGGCAATTACGTGCCTGTCCATAGCCCTTAGCGAATCCAGACCGGGACCATAGTACTCTACAATCATGCCCCGACAACCTTTTACATCATAGCGGCGCAGCATCTCCAGCACCACATCCTTGGCACTTACCCAATCGGGTAGCTTACCTGTCAACTTTACGCCTAATACTTTAGGCATTTTAAAATACAGGGGTTCACCTGCAATGGCAAAGGCTACATCCAATCCTCCGGCACCCAGAGCCAGCATGCCTAGGGCGCCTCCTGCCGGGGTGTGGCTATCTGAACCCACCATAGTTTTGCCAGGTACACCAAAACGTTCCATGTGTACAGGGTGGCTTACGCCATTACCTGGCCGGCTATACCATATGCCAAATTTGGCTGCCGCAGATTTGAGAAACACGTGATCATCCGCATTCTTAAAGTCAGTTTGCAGTAGGTTATGATCTACATACTGAACTGACACATCAGTCTGGGCGCGGTCTACGCCCATAGATTCCAGCTCCAGCATCACCAGAGTACCCGTGGCATCCTGAGTTAGGGTCTGATCTATTTTAATGCCTATTTCCTCACCCGGCTTCATTTCTCCTTCTATCAGGTGAGTATTGATTAGTTTCTGAGCTACATTAAGAGGGGATGACATAATCTTTAGGTTTAAAAAATTTACAAAAAGTCTATTGCCTGAGATGGCAAAGAGGAAGAAATAATAATAGTAAAACAGACTCCTGCACTAAGTGTTTGAATGAGTAGAAATTAGTAAAGTAGCCGGTACCACAAGAAGTATTTTTTTATCTTAAACATATCTGGCTCCTAATTTTTTTATCTTTCAGCGCTTATGAAACTTTTTTCCAGGAATAAGAGAACGATTAGCGGCTATCAGCCCATACTACCTACCCGCAAACACTGGCCGGTAGTGCAGCTTAGCCAACAGCAGGATAAGTTTGTAGATGAGGTAATTATGAGCAGCATGGAACGCTTACTGGCAGAAGCGCCTAATGCTTATCAGCTGATAGACGAGCTGGAAACGACCCTCTACAGGGAGCGCTTACGGATCAGGCAGAACCCATGGGCGGTAGACCCTGAGGATGAGGAAACCTTCTGGAAGAATATTAAAAAGCAGCTAGTGGAGCTATCTACCCACCACACCTCTAGTGATGAGGCCAGTCTTGCTGCACACTTTGAACAGGCAAAAGCTATACTTAAAGAGATTGTGTCGCGCTACGCTCACGAAATTTCCAGTACCTTTAAACCTTCTTCTTACCGGGTAGCCAGAAGCCTCGTTACCTTCGGCTTTGCCAGGCTGCTTAATGCTTCTCGGGTTAAGGGCTTCCGCTCGTTTTATAGCAATCAGTACTCTCTTCGTGATAAGATTAACATTATTGGAGAGGTAGAACAGCTCAGGGAGTTGGCCCAGAAAGGGACTATAGTTATGGTGCCTACCCACTTTAGCAATCTGGACTCAATCCTGATTGGTTGGGTAATTCATGAGCTTGGGCTTCCGCCCTTTATTTATGGGGCGGGGCTTAACCTGTTCAATATTAAAGTACTAGCCTATTTTATGAATAGCCTGGGAGCTTATAAGGTAGACCGTCGTAAGAAAAACAAAGTATATATAGAAACCCTCAAGGCCTACTCCCGACAGGCTATTCGCTGGGGCTGTCATAGTCTCTTTTTTCCTGGGGGCACCCGCTCCCGTTCTGGTAAAGTAGAAGACAAACTTAAGCTAGGCCTGCTTGGCACAGCCATGGAAGCTCAGCGCCTGAACTACGAAGAGAGTGCCAAAAGCGGAGAAGAAGCAGAAAAAATATTTGTAGTGCCAGTAGTGCTCAACTATCATTTTGTGCTGGAAGCTCCCAGCCTCATTCGTGATTATCTGCGCATAGAAGGACAGGAGCGTTATTATGTAGAAACAGATGAATACTCAACCTCATCTAAGATTATCCGGTTTCTGTTTCAGTTTTTTACCGAGGGCTCCGATATTTCTGTAAGCTTTGGAAAAGCTATGGATTTGATGGGCAACCCGGTAGATAAGGATGGGCGAAGTCTGGATAAGCATGGCAGAGTCATTAGTATGCGTGAGTACTTTTATAGCAATGGTAAAATCAGGCGCGACACTCAAAGAGAAAGCGAGTACACCCGTATGTTGGGCGAGGCCATTCTCAAATCTTACCATATTAATAATCGGGTATTTTCCAGCCACCTGGTTGCTTTTACTGCCTTTCAGATGATTAAGCAGAAATACCCTTATCTGGATCTTTACAATCTGCTAAGGATACCTGAAGATGAGCAGGTTCTGGATTATGATAATTTTCGTACAGCCTTTAATACCCTCCGAGAGGAAGTTTTCCGCTTGCATAAGGCAGGAAAGGTAGATATTGCACCGCACCTAACACAGCAGATTGATCAGGCAATTACTCATGGACTTGATAATGTAGGACTTTATCATTCCAAAAGGCCTCTGCTAAAAAACAAAGAAGGAAACATTATCACTCATGACCTGAATACTTTGTTCTATTACCACAACCGCATGGAAGGCTACGGCCTGGAGCGTTTTTTTAAGCCACAAAACCAAAAATCACAAATTTCAGAAAAATGAACAAGCCATATATAGGCGTAGTAGGCGCGGGCAGCTTTGGGACGGTAATCGCCAACATATTGGCAGAGAACAACCCGGTGCTCTTGTATGCCCGCAGAAGCGAAGTCGTTGATGAAATGCTAAGCCTAAGAAAAAGAGGAGAGTATAAGCTGCATCACAACATACAACCTACCAATGATCTAAAACAAGTGGCGGAGCAGTGCCAGGTAATTTTTCCTATTGTATCGTCTGCCGGCTTTCGTGCCTCTATCGCTGACCTTTCTCCCTTTCTTAAGCCTTACCACATACTCATTCACGGCACTAAAGGGCTGGATATAGACTATAAGTCTTCGCAAGCTCTTAATCGTGAAAATGTAAGAACGATGAGTGAGGTAATCAAAGAAGAAAGTGTAGTGGTAAGAGTAGGCTGCCTGGCAGGGCCAAACCTGGCAAAAGAGCTGGCGGAAGAACAACCCGGTGCTACTGTAGTTGCCAGCCACTTTGATGAAGTGATAGAAATCGGACAAAAGCTTTTACGTAACCCTCGCTTTCAGGTCTATGGTAATAACGACCTTATAGGTATTGAGCTTTGTGGTATCCTTAAAAATATAATAGCGATTGCTTCGGGGGCGCTAAGCGGACTGGGGCTGGGTGAAAACTCCAGGGCTTTACTTATCAGTAGGGGTATAGTAGAAATGATCTACTTGGGCAAGGCCTTGGGAGGAAACATAGAAGCCTTTATAGGGCTGGCCGGAGTTGGCGATTTGGTAGCCACCTGTTTTAGTAAACATAGCCGCAACTATACGGTCGGGTATCGCCTGGCACAGGGCGAAACGCTTACAGAGATTATGGAAACTATGGAGGAGTTGGCTGAAGGCGTAAATACCACAAAAATTGTAAAGCAACTGGCAGACTACTATCAGGTAGGGGCTCCTATCACCCGAATGTTGTACAAAATACTATTTGAAGACCTGGCAGTAGAAAAAGCTCTGGACAGCCTAATGAAGATCCCTTTTACCGAAGATGTGGGTTTTATGTAAAAAAAAGTCCAGGCAATAACTCACCCGGACTCAATCATATATTAACAGAGGTTGAAATTATTTTTGGTACTCGTGCATATCTACCAGGCGTACTTCTACCCTTCTGCTCTCTTCCGGGCTTGACTTTTTGCTGGCAGTAGCTCCATATCCTTTGGCTACAATTCTTCTTCTAACCACTCCTCTTTGGTTAAAGAAATTGAGCACATCTATCGCCCTTTGGTTAGAGAGCTTGCGGTTTGTCTCTTCGTCTCCTTCAGGAGAAGCATAACCTGAGATCTCTACACCTAACTCTGGATGCTTGTTTAGTGCAGCAATTACCGTATTTAGCTGCTGCTTATCTTTATCTGTTACCTTACTTTCTCCTACGCCAAAGTAAATTTTATATACACCTTCAAGTAGCTGCTTATCATAATTAGATTTTACTACTTCTTTGTTCTTCTGCTTAATCGCCTCTTCGGTTACATAAAAAGTAGGGAGTGAATAAATCGTTTCATTACCCACTTTTTTGGCAATCAGGTCATCTTCACCCGTTTCATCATAGTAATAGGCTACTCCTGCTGATTCTATCTTTTCGTTATCTATTTCATTAAAGTCTACTTCATCAATAGGATTAGTAGTATACATAAGATCCAAAAGGTATTCAAAAGCAGCAGTATCCGTAGCAGCGATGATAGACTCCATCATATCGTACAAGTCAAGACTATCATTTTTAACCAACATAGCTTCATTTGCCTGTCGCACTGTATTGCTCGTCTTACCATGCACATCGTAGAAAGCGTTTTTAACGGTTACCTCCTGCCCTACAATGACGTCAAACTGCTTAATAGGTTTTAGGTGAATCTCCTGATACAACTCATAGAAATACGTTTGATTAGGAATATTCACGTTTACGGTATAGGGTAAGTAGCCTTCAGACTCAATAATAAGATCATAGTTACGGCCCGGAGGCAGTATGATCAGGTAATTACCAGTTTCTTTATCAGGGTTATATACATAATCTATCTTCTGGTTGCCTTCCACATCTACTACTTTAATCTGTGTGGGAACAGCTACTGGCTTCTCTCCAGCTAATATTCTACCTTTAATCAACGTCAAAGGAATATTGGCTTCGCTATCCGGCATTTCAAAATGGTAGATATCCTGTCCACCTTTTCCTCCTTTTCTTTCAGAAGAGAAATACCCGACTTTACCATTAGCAGTTAAGGTAAAGTAATTGTCATTGGTTGGCGTATTAATGGGATACCCCAGGTTTTCTGGCTTTTCCCACTTATTTCCGATGATATAACTCTTGAAAATATCGGTACCCCCCATAGTATTATGCCCATCCGATGTAAAAAACAATGTTTTACTGTCCGGGTGGATGAAAGGCGCATCTTCATTATTAGGGGTATTAATAGTTTCTCCCAGATTAACAGCTTTGCCCCAACTACCATCAGACTGACGCTCAGACTTGTAGATGTCCATACCACCATAGCCATCGGGGCGATTGCTGGCAAAGTAAAGTGTTTTGCCATCCGGTGTAATACTTGCTGCTGTCTCTAAAAAGCGAGAGTTTACACGACTACCAATATCTATGGGTGAACTCCAGCCTTTACCATCTTTACTAATGGAATAGATACTTCCGGTATTGTTTTCACCACCTACAAATATCATCATCTCCTGTCCGTCCGCAGAAATACCTGCGGTACCCACATTGTATTTAGTGTTTACTTCCAGCACTTCTGGGGTAGACCAGCTATTGCCTTGTTTATAGGCCGTAAAGATACGTTCAACAATTTTCCCTCTCTCTTCGCGTACGGCAGTATAGGCAAGCATGCTTTCATCTGCAGTTACCAAAGGATTGTACTCTGTATATTCTGAGTTGATATCTTCAAAACTACGGATGATAATTCCTTTATTCTCATTGATCAGGAAAAGTGCATTTTTGCATATCTTAAGCTGTTGATTTACTTCAGCTAATTCCTTTTTGTCTCCTGCTACTGACTTCTTGTATTTTTCGTAATGAGAAATTGCCTTTTCTATCTGAATATCTTTATGGTACATCTGCCCCAGATAATAGTGTATTTTTTCAGGGATTTCGCTTCCTGATTTACGGCTAAATGCACTTTCCAGATAAGGTAAGCCCTTGTACTGCTCATTCAATTGAGGGGCATAAGTATAACATACACCCAGGCGATAGTATACCATAGGGTCATTTACTCCGTTATCCACTGCCTGCTGGTATAGCGGCAGTGCTGCTTCGTAGTTTTTGGCAAGTTCGAAGAACTTGTTGGCCCGATCTACCAAAGCACCATCTGACCCTTGTGCCTGTACATAAGGAGTTAAGCACGTAATACTCCACACACATAGCAACAAAACACAGATTTTATGGTAACTCCAGGCCTTTTTTCTACCTTCTGTTTTTGCAAACAGACTGCTAATTCCAGATTTTACTTTGAGGTAATACACTTCTTTCATGTGCGACGGTTAATAAATTTAACTGTTTTTGTGCCTTAACAGACACATTTAACACTGACGAAAGCTAGATATTTTACCTGCCTAACTAAAACGGAAATACTTTCAAACCTGCAATGTGTAAGATTTGCAGATCAATGCAGTCCTAATTATATGTTTAACTTATGCTGTAGTATATTTTTTTATAGCGTTTAGGCGGGCTAGTAAAGGAGGGTGAGAATAATGAACAAACACATACCACGAATGAGGCAGCAGGTTGCTCATGTTATGTACAGACAACTTTTTTAGTGCCGCAGCCAAAGCAGTTGACTGATAAGTACTGGCGGCATAAGCGTCAGCTTCATACTCATTTTTTCTACTCCAGATATTCATGAGCAGACCAGTAACTGTACTAATTGGAGAGAACAAAATTCCGAAAGCTATCAAATTGATATGTACCGAAAGGCTATTGCCTCCCAGCGCATAAGATAAATTTTGGTTAAAGACCAATAATGACAAAATATAGAGAGTAAAGCCTATTTGAAGTATAGAGAAAAGCATACCTGTGAGTATGTGCTTCTTTTTGTAATGTCCTACCTCATGAGCAATTATGGCAACCAGCTCTTCCACACTATGATTTTCTATCAGAGTATCGTATAACACGACTTTTTTCTGCTTTCCTATACCTGAAAAAAAGGCATTGGACTTAGTGGAGCGCTTAGAACCGTCAATCACAAATACATTTTTGATTGGAAAATTGACCTTTCTCCCATATTCTTCTATAGCTGAACGCAGTTCTCCTTCTTCCAAAGGCCTTAGTTTATTAAATATCGGCACAAATATAGTTGTGTAAAACATATTAAGCACTAACATGACCACGGCAGCCACTGCCCAGAAGTATAGCCAGAAATTCTGACCGATATTAATAAGAAGAAACAAAAAAATGTAAGCTAAAACTCCACCCAGAAGGGCCGTCAATACGTACCCTTTGAGTTTATCCAGGCAGAATGTTTGAAGGTTCATTTTGTTAAACCCAAACTTTTCTTCTATAACAAAGGTGGCATATAACTGAAAAGGAATCGTAATTAAATCTGAGGCAATGTATAATATCCCAAAATATGCCAAAGCTCTCCACAACTGATCAGACACATAGGCTTGCAATTGAATATCTAACCATCCAAAGAAACCACTGGCTAACAACACCATTGATAACACAAAACTAAAGCTTGAGCTGAGCATTGAAAAACGCTCGTTAGCCCGCTGATAATCTAGGGACTGCTGATATTTATCCGCATCATATATACCCTGAAGGGCTTCAGGTAAACTATGTTTTTTGTTTTTACGATTGAGCGCGCTTAAAAATTGCTCTAACACAAAGTCGAGCACTACTATCAGCAGGATAATATATAGAAGAGTAGAAGCTTGCATAGAGAATATCAAAACACAAGCTTAGAAATTTTTTGTGAAAAGGAAAATGAAGAGCCAGGGATAATTG
This window of the Porifericola rhodea genome carries:
- a CDS encoding glycoside hydrolase family 3 N-terminal domain-containing protein, with the protein product MKLKICWWAACLALLNLVSYAPAQAQEKTPPPFLQYMQSSWVDSVLNSLNTDERIAQLIVAAAYSNRDAAHMQELQTLVRDHKIGGFIFFQGGPGRQARMVNQLQEASEVPLIIAMDAEWGLGMRLDSTLNFPFQMALGAIQDDNMVYQMGREVARQFKRAGMHINFAPVVDVNNNAQNPVINYRSFGEDKENVARKGIAYMKGMQDEHILTTAKHFPGHGDTDTDSHYALPQINHNRARLDSLELYPFRKIIEEGVGGIMVAHLNIPALDATQGLPSTLSKPIVSGLLKDELGFEGLIVTDAMNMKGVTAGNEQGVVDKDAILAGNDVLEFTENVPKAIAEIKKAVAQGLISQEEIDLRCRKMLAVKQWVGLHEKQSVQVKNIANELNTPTGKLLNRKLMEAALTVLKNDNKLFPVLRLDTLKVAAISMGAKRETAFQQMLNRYTKVDNFVLDEKASQSQVSSIKSKLAGYDIVVAGVHDNSKYPRNRISFSAPLMQLVSDIAAMDNSILAVFKNPYVLDKLKNIEQAEGLIITYQDNTDAQELAAQLIFGGVSANGKLPVSVGSKFKAGDGLEVKGHIRFNYTLPEDAGMNSQILQAGIDSLMWEAIHNKAIPGGQVLVAKDQKVVFYKAYGLHSYFDTVEVKKTDLYDLASISKVATALPAVMKLHDEGKFDLEAGIDDYLPYFKGSNKADVPFRDILAHQARFKPWIPYWQNTLRDNGSHKWFTFKEDSSRRFPVKVSDNLWLHRNYKKKIFRAIKKSPLEVEKKYLYSGLLFYLLPTIVEELSGEDFLSFINENFYGPLGATTLTYNPMEKFDKQRIVPTEHDFLFRQEAIHGSVHDEGAIMMGGVSANAGLFANANDLAKLMQMYLNKGEYGGRRYISEATVNEFIRYQFPENDNRRGLGFDKPNLEYRGENNNTAKDASPSSFGHSGFTGTFTWADPEHKLVYVFLSNRVHPTRANTRLYKLNTRTNIQQVLYDAIEQPPIN
- a CDS encoding aconitate hydratase gives rise to the protein MSSPLNVAQKLINTHLIEGEMKPGEEIGIKIDQTLTQDATGTLVMLELESMGVDRAQTDVSVQYVDHNLLQTDFKNADDHVFLKSAAAKFGIWYSRPGNGVSHPVHMERFGVPGKTMVGSDSHTPAGGALGMLALGAGGLDVAFAIAGEPLYFKMPKVLGVKLTGKLPDWVSAKDVVLEMLRRYDVKGCRGMIVEYYGPGLDSLRAMDRHVIANMGTELGATTTVFPSDEEVHAFMKSQGREDQWSELKPDEGATYDEHDEIVLDELVPLIALPSSPGNVKEVREVEGRPVHQVVIGSSANPGFRDFWVVSEIVKGKTTDADVSFDVNPTSRQMIENLSATDAFKNLIHAGARFHQAGCMGCIGMGQAPATGKISLRTMPRNFPGRSGTLDDQVYLCSPETAAASALTGKITDPRDLEKIYEMKYPQYLPAEKEIINTELLVKPPENGHVIELEKGPNVKSLPDFDELQNEYKVPVMLKMQDNISTDEILRAGAEVLPFRSNIPEISKWSFSIIDDSFYERAKEAQAKHSGHIVVAGENYAQGSSREHAALAPRYLGQVAAVAKSYARIGWQNLVNFGIVPLEFKNAEDYDKIEQGDTIKLQGLREALENGKDVKLINESKNEEIELTYQLSNRQVQVLLAGGVINYFRMKNVDQEA
- a CDS encoding 1-acyl-sn-glycerol-3-phosphate acyltransferase — translated: MKLFSRNKRTISGYQPILPTRKHWPVVQLSQQQDKFVDEVIMSSMERLLAEAPNAYQLIDELETTLYRERLRIRQNPWAVDPEDEETFWKNIKKQLVELSTHHTSSDEASLAAHFEQAKAILKEIVSRYAHEISSTFKPSSYRVARSLVTFGFARLLNASRVKGFRSFYSNQYSLRDKINIIGEVEQLRELAQKGTIVMVPTHFSNLDSILIGWVIHELGLPPFIYGAGLNLFNIKVLAYFMNSLGAYKVDRRKKNKVYIETLKAYSRQAIRWGCHSLFFPGGTRSRSGKVEDKLKLGLLGTAMEAQRLNYEESAKSGEEAEKIFVVPVVLNYHFVLEAPSLIRDYLRIEGQERYYVETDEYSTSSKIIRFLFQFFTEGSDISVSFGKAMDLMGNPVDKDGRSLDKHGRVISMREYFYSNGKIRRDTQRESEYTRMLGEAILKSYHINNRVFSSHLVAFTAFQMIKQKYPYLDLYNLLRIPEDEQVLDYDNFRTAFNTLREEVFRLHKAGKVDIAPHLTQQIDQAITHGLDNVGLYHSKRPLLKNKEGNIITHDLNTLFYYHNRMEGYGLERFFKPQNQKSQISEK
- a CDS encoding NAD(P)H-dependent glycerol-3-phosphate dehydrogenase; amino-acid sequence: MNKPYIGVVGAGSFGTVIANILAENNPVLLYARRSEVVDEMLSLRKRGEYKLHHNIQPTNDLKQVAEQCQVIFPIVSSAGFRASIADLSPFLKPYHILIHGTKGLDIDYKSSQALNRENVRTMSEVIKEESVVVRVGCLAGPNLAKELAEEQPGATVVASHFDEVIEIGQKLLRNPRFQVYGNNDLIGIELCGILKNIIAIASGALSGLGLGENSRALLISRGIVEMIYLGKALGGNIEAFIGLAGVGDLVATCFSKHSRNYTVGYRLAQGETLTEIMETMEELAEGVNTTKIVKQLADYYQVGAPITRMLYKILFEDLAVEKALDSLMKIPFTEDVGFM
- a CDS encoding OmpA family protein produces the protein MKEVYYLKVKSGISSLFAKTEGRKKAWSYHKICVLLLCVWSITCLTPYVQAQGSDGALVDRANKFFELAKNYEAALPLYQQAVDNGVNDPMVYYRLGVCYTYAPQLNEQYKGLPYLESAFSRKSGSEIPEKIHYYLGQMYHKDIQIEKAISHYEKYKKSVAGDKKELAEVNQQLKICKNALFLINENKGIIIRSFEDINSEYTEYNPLVTADESMLAYTAVREERGKIVERIFTAYKQGNSWSTPEVLEVNTKYNVGTAGISADGQEMMIFVGGENNTGSIYSISKDGKGWSSPIDIGSRVNSRFLETAASITPDGKTLYFASNRPDGYGGMDIYKSERQSDGSWGKAVNLGETINTPNNEDAPFIHPDSKTLFFTSDGHNTMGGTDIFKSYIIGNKWEKPENLGYPINTPTNDNYFTLTANGKVGYFSSERKGGKGGQDIYHFEMPDSEANIPLTLIKGRILAGEKPVAVPTQIKVVDVEGNQKIDYVYNPDKETGNYLIILPPGRNYDLIIESEGYLPYTVNVNIPNQTYFYELYQEIHLKPIKQFDVIVGQEVTVKNAFYDVHGKTSNTVRQANEAMLVKNDSLDLYDMMESIIAATDTAAFEYLLDLMYTTNPIDEVDFNEIDNEKIESAGVAYYYDETGEDDLIAKKVGNETIYSLPTFYVTEEAIKQKNKEVVKSNYDKQLLEGVYKIYFGVGESKVTDKDKQQLNTVIAALNKHPELGVEISGYASPEGDEETNRKLSNQRAIDVLNFFNQRGVVRRRIVAKGYGATASKKSSPEESRRVEVRLVDMHEYQK
- a CDS encoding M48 family metallopeptidase: MIFSMQASTLLYIILLIVVLDFVLEQFLSALNRKNKKHSLPEALQGIYDADKYQQSLDYQRANERFSMLSSSFSFVLSMVLLASGFFGWLDIQLQAYVSDQLWRALAYFGILYIASDLITIPFQLYATFVIEEKFGFNKMNLQTFCLDKLKGYVLTALLGGVLAYIFLFLLINIGQNFWLYFWAVAAVVMLVLNMFYTTIFVPIFNKLRPLEEGELRSAIEEYGRKVNFPIKNVFVIDGSKRSTKSNAFFSGIGKQKKVVLYDTLIENHSVEELVAIIAHEVGHYKKKHILTGMLFSILQIGFTLYILSLLVFNQNLSYALGGNSLSVHINLIAFGILFSPISTVTGLLMNIWSRKNEYEADAYAASTYQSTALAAALKKLSVHNMSNLLPHSWYVFVHYSHPPLLARLNAIKKYTTA